From a region of the Gossypium raimondii isolate GPD5lz chromosome 10, ASM2569854v1, whole genome shotgun sequence genome:
- the LOC128033960 gene encoding uncharacterized protein LOC128033960: MLGVPESIVPSQSSRGTKRKWVPEEDAALVSCMVDLHNVGTFNADTGFKAGYLNELEKMLEKALPNAMLKARPNIESRIRLLKRDWLIVYDMLNGQNNSGFGWDDHRQVIVAEDAVWDSYLKFKHRSFPYYDQLTAIYAKDRATGKDAQTAADVLEEINAEDVPSADINEDRNEYYDCDANVSFNDMDVSATEPQTDKNQGGSSSSKRKKKNSDATGHFSSSINDLATLLVENMRQLANKSRGVLPPMW; encoded by the exons atgttaGGTGTTCCAGAATCAATTGTTCCTTCGCAATCatctcgaggaaccaaaaggaaatgggttccagaagaagatgcagcaCTAGTTTCCTGCATggtggacttgcacaatgttgggACATTTAACGCTGATAcggggttcaaagccggttactTAAACGAGTTAGAAAAAATGTTAGAGAAGGCTTTACCCAACGCGATGTTGAAGGCAAGACCTAATATCGAGTCAAGGATTAGGTTACTGAAAAGAGATTGGTTAATAgtgtatgacatgcttaatggccaaaacaatagcggttttggttgggatgaCCATAGGCAGGTcattgttgctgaagatgcggtttgggactcttatttaaag TTCAAACATCGTAGtttcccttactacgaccaACTTACTGCTATATACGCAAAAGATCGAGCGACtgggaaagacgctcaaacagCCGCTGacgttcttgaagaaataaatgctgaGGATGTACCTTCTGCAGATATTAATGAAGACAGAAACGAATACTATGATTGCGATGCTAATGTCTCTTTcaatgacatggatgtttctgccACGGAGCCGCAAACAGACAAaaaccaagggggttcctcatcttcaaagaggaaaaaaaagaattctgaTGCAACTGGtcatttttcttcttcgatTAATGATCTTGCCACTTTATTGGTCGAAAACATGCGGCAATTGGCGAACAAATCAagaggagtattgcctccgatgtgGTAG